The Leptospira sp. WS39.C2 genome contains a region encoding:
- a CDS encoding P-II family nitrogen regulator, which yields MKLVIAIIQPHKLEEVKNELTKNEIYRLTVSDVQGYGQQKGKTEVFRGHEYQVNLLRKVRLEIAVNDEFVKPTVDAILKAAKTGPEGKIGDGKIFVMPLEEVIRIRSGERGNKAI from the coding sequence ATGAAATTAGTAATCGCGATTATACAACCACATAAATTAGAAGAAGTCAAAAACGAACTCACTAAAAATGAAATCTATAGATTAACAGTGAGTGATGTTCAAGGTTATGGCCAACAAAAAGGAAAAACAGAAGTGTTCCGTGGTCATGAATACCAAGTTAACTTACTGAGAAAAGTTCGTTTGGAAATTGCAGTGAACGATGAATTTGTTAAACCAACAGTTGATGCGATTTTAAAAGCAGCAAAAACTGGACCCGAAGGTAAAATTGGCGATGGAAAAATTTTCGTAATGCCATTGGAAGAAGTGATCCGCATTCGAAGTGGCGAACGAGGGAACAAAGCCATTTAA
- the ilvB gene encoding biosynthetic-type acetolactate synthase large subunit produces MWETITVSQYIIQFLESKGIQWIAGVPGGTILPLYESLAASNIKHVLARHEQGAGFIAQGIARSTGEVSAVFVSSGPGVANLITAVADAQRDSVPMLVFSGQVPTHLKGTDAFQELDTERIVSSMVKKIYSIEDPNLIPSVLREAYNIASEGKKGPVWIDLPKDIQTETILNLPNLLMESEGHIPDSNEELIPFERETSTTLDLFLSEWKEYLAKAKFPLFYIGGGAKKEYKRLRKLIQYYQIPAVTTLMGLGIFEKNDPLNLGMMGMHGTIGANEALGVCDLLIAIGVRFDDRAIGNKELFCPNANIIHIDIDANEIGKIRKPNLSLKKDISEVINFLFINPFENSNDMEKEIIGKNDQMQIGVWKSIPEIHPAKELIQTFASLIPNGEHFVITDVGQHQMWVAQYYPFKEPNSWITSGGQGTMGFGLPTSIGVSLANSNKQVYCFTGDGSIMMNLQELATLREQNLNVKIILMNNGHLGLVKQQQDLFYGNVYSGSKFYYHPDFSILSAAFGIPYLIWEKDGNDYELETLIGKPGPAFVEIKIPPDWGVYPFVPGGKSNQDYILDLAKT; encoded by the coding sequence ATGTGGGAAACAATCACGGTAAGTCAATATATCATTCAATTTTTAGAATCAAAAGGAATCCAGTGGATTGCGGGAGTTCCAGGTGGGACTATTTTGCCATTATACGAAAGTTTGGCGGCATCAAATATCAAACATGTTCTCGCAAGACATGAACAAGGAGCTGGATTCATTGCGCAAGGGATCGCACGGAGCACAGGGGAAGTAAGTGCCGTTTTTGTTTCCTCTGGACCTGGTGTTGCCAACCTCATTACAGCAGTAGCCGATGCCCAGAGAGATTCAGTTCCAATGTTAGTTTTTTCTGGCCAAGTACCAACTCACTTAAAAGGAACTGATGCATTCCAAGAATTGGATACAGAACGAATCGTTTCCTCGATGGTTAAAAAAATATATTCGATTGAAGATCCAAATTTGATCCCATCTGTTTTGCGAGAGGCATATAATATTGCATCGGAAGGTAAAAAAGGTCCAGTTTGGATTGATCTTCCAAAAGACATCCAAACAGAAACGATATTGAATTTGCCAAATCTATTGATGGAAAGTGAAGGGCATATACCTGATTCTAATGAAGAATTAATTCCATTCGAAAGAGAAACTTCGACAACTCTTGATTTATTTTTAAGCGAATGGAAAGAATACTTAGCAAAAGCAAAGTTTCCTTTGTTCTATATAGGTGGGGGAGCAAAAAAAGAATACAAACGTTTACGTAAATTGATTCAGTATTACCAAATCCCAGCGGTAACAACTCTTATGGGTCTTGGAATCTTCGAAAAAAATGATCCGTTAAATTTGGGCATGATGGGAATGCATGGAACTATTGGTGCTAATGAAGCGTTGGGTGTTTGTGATTTACTAATTGCAATTGGTGTTCGATTTGATGACCGAGCTATTGGAAATAAAGAATTGTTCTGCCCCAATGCAAATATCATTCATATTGATATTGATGCAAATGAAATTGGGAAAATTAGAAAACCGAATTTAAGTTTAAAAAAAGATATTTCTGAAGTAATCAATTTTTTATTCATAAATCCATTTGAAAATTCAAATGATATGGAAAAAGAAATCATAGGAAAAAATGATCAAATGCAAATTGGAGTTTGGAAAAGTATTCCAGAAATCCATCCAGCAAAAGAATTGATCCAAACCTTTGCTTCACTAATACCAAATGGAGAACATTTTGTCATCACAGATGTTGGGCAACACCAAATGTGGGTTGCGCAGTATTATCCTTTTAAAGAACCAAATTCTTGGATCACTTCCGGTGGGCAAGGTACGATGGGATTCGGATTGCCAACATCCATTGGTGTATCTTTGGCAAATTCTAATAAACAAGTATATTGTTTCACAGGTGATGGTTCGATCATGATGAATTTACAAGAGTTGGCTACACTGAGGGAACAAAACCTCAATGTAAAAATCATTTTGATGAATAATGGCCATCTAGGCTTAGTCAAACAACAACAAGATTTGTTTTATGGGAATGTTTATTCAGGTTCAAAATTTTATTATCATCCTGACTTCTCGATATTAAGTGCAGCGTTTGGAATACCGTATTTGATTTGGGAAAAAGATGGAAATGATTATGAATTAGAAACTTTAATAGGTAAACCCGGACCAGCTTTTGTGGAAATCAAAATCCCTCCAGATTGGGGAGTTTATCCATTCGTCCCAGGAGGAAAGTCTAACCAAGATTATATCTTGGATTTGGCAAAAACGTAA
- a CDS encoding AtpZ/AtpI family protein — protein sequence MTNESPKTPPNKGDKSPLAMAGAGFEFVSSIVFFVIGGYYLDEYLQSEPLWLLIGFFLGFVFAFYALIKRAKENE from the coding sequence GTGACAAACGAATCGCCAAAAACTCCTCCAAACAAGGGAGATAAATCTCCTTTGGCTATGGCAGGAGCAGGTTTCGAATTTGTATCCTCGATCGTCTTTTTTGTCATTGGGGGGTATTACTTAGATGAATACTTACAATCAGAACCACTTTGGTTACTCATTGGATTTTTTTTGGGATTTGTTTTTGCATTTTACGCTCTCATCAAACGTGCGAAAGAAAACGAATGA
- a CDS encoding ammonium transporter → MNLQMVLRPILLCFLFLLPTLIMADGETVTTNPIDKSDTTWMLVSSALVFFMIPGLSLFYGGIVRSKNVLSTMMHSFIAMIVMTLQWTIFGYSFAFSGENPYIGNFDLAFLDGIDINSTKGSIPTYVHFLFQGMFALITPALISGAIAERIKLSAYIVFILVWSTLVYDPVAHWVWADSGWLFKMNALDFAGGTVVHLISGIAGLSAAIVIGKRKGDPGLLTHPNNMTYTLLGSGLLWFGWFGFNAGSGLAVNGLAARAFLVTLIAPAAAGASWLLIEYYHTKKATALGAASGIVAGLVVITPASGFVGVKGALIMGALVSPICYLAILFKGKLKYDDTLDAFGIHGAGGAFGAILTGIFALELAEGMTFESQMIAQVISVVATGFYSFVISYILALVIDKTIGFRIEEDKEITGLDQEIHGEKGYDIR, encoded by the coding sequence ATGAATTTACAAATGGTCTTACGACCTATTTTACTATGTTTTCTCTTCTTATTGCCAACTCTCATTATGGCAGACGGAGAAACTGTAACCACAAATCCAATCGATAAATCAGATACAACTTGGATGTTAGTTTCATCTGCTTTAGTATTTTTTATGATTCCTGGGCTTTCCTTGTTTTACGGAGGAATTGTCCGTTCCAAAAATGTGTTATCAACAATGATGCATAGTTTTATTGCGATGATCGTAATGACATTACAGTGGACTATTTTTGGATATAGCTTCGCATTTTCTGGCGAAAACCCATACATTGGAAATTTTGACTTAGCGTTTTTGGATGGAATAGATATCAATTCTACCAAAGGTTCAATACCTACTTATGTGCATTTTTTATTCCAAGGAATGTTTGCACTCATCACACCTGCTCTAATTTCAGGTGCAATTGCCGAACGAATTAAACTATCAGCATATATAGTTTTCATACTCGTTTGGTCTACGTTAGTTTATGATCCAGTAGCTCACTGGGTATGGGCAGATTCAGGTTGGTTATTCAAAATGAATGCTTTAGATTTTGCTGGAGGAACTGTTGTTCATTTAATCTCAGGGATCGCTGGTCTTTCGGCAGCAATTGTAATTGGGAAACGGAAAGGAGATCCAGGACTACTCACCCATCCGAATAACATGACATATACGCTACTCGGCTCTGGATTGTTATGGTTTGGTTGGTTCGGATTCAATGCAGGATCAGGTTTAGCAGTTAATGGTCTTGCCGCAAGAGCATTTTTAGTAACCTTAATTGCACCAGCAGCTGCAGGCGCTAGTTGGTTACTCATCGAGTATTATCACACTAAAAAAGCAACTGCCTTAGGTGCTGCATCTGGGATTGTAGCAGGACTTGTTGTGATCACACCAGCTTCTGGTTTTGTTGGAGTAAAAGGAGCACTTATCATGGGAGCACTTGTTTCACCTATTTGTTATTTGGCGATTCTTTTCAAAGGTAAACTCAAGTATGATGATACTTTAGATGCATTTGGAATCCACGGTGCTGGAGGAGCATTTGGTGCCATATTAACTGGAATTTTCGCATTAGAATTGGCAGAAGGAATGACATTTGAAAGTCAAATGATCGCCCAAGTCATTAGTGTTGTGGCGACTGGTTTTTATTCCTTTGTCATTTCATATATACTTGCATTAGTCATAGATAAAACAATAGGATTCAGAATCGAAGAAGACAAGGAAATCACAGGACTCGACCAAGAGATCCATGGTGAAAAAGGATATGATATTAGGTAA